ATTGTCCAGAAACTTGTTACAAATCGCCGTGCTACCATGAATTCATGGCCAACAAAAATATATCCAAACCTCGTTCCATATATCAGTTGAAAACCGATGGGGATAAGCCGGAGAAATTAGAAATTGTCCACGCTCGAGTAAGATCGGAAACCAGCGACGAACAATTAAATTCTGGGATCGAAGTTGTAGAAAAGTCTAACAAAGGAGTTCAAGTATCCTTAGGAAGGCCTTCGAAGTACAAAGATGTGATCAAGAAAACTCTTTCCTCAAAGACGTCTGTACCTGATGTAAAGTCTAACTCTAGTTTGAATGTAGcatctaagaagacggtatccAACAAAGGATGCCAGTGTTGCCAGAGAAGCATGTCGGAATATTCGAAGCCTACCTTGAATGAGATGAATCATGTTGATACAAAGGAATATCAAGATTCAGTTTGTACGAACAGATCGCACAAGGAAAACAAGGAATACCTCTCTGATAAAGAAGTGAGAGAACTGAAGAAATTTCGCGAACAGAACTACTTCGATACCCACGGATCCAATCACACTTTAGTATCGTCTAAATCTTCTGGTTCTTTGGAACAGTATCTGTTAAATGACAGGCTGTTCCCTGAACCAGTGAGAAGAGTCCACAAGAAAGATCTGGTCGTAACGATGCCTGCTTGCGCAACTGTGCAACGCAAACGAGTACACTATTTCCCTAGATATATCGTTCGCCAAGAGAAGGGCAATTTTAATGGTAATTGCAAAAAGAAACGTTGCCAGAGTTGCCCTTTAACTGGCCACGCCATAGATCTTGGGATCACAAAGATAAGAGCGCCCTTGAACAGTTTAGCCCTTAAATATCAGAAACGATTACCTTAACggcaaataattttttattgtaATTAATAGAATATATTGTGTGTCGACGAAGAAATAAAATACCCAACTCATTTTAGTTCTTCATAGCGTTAGCATTGACACAATTTTTATGTAGATCTTTTGGTATAGATTGCACGAATAAAATTATGTCGTGCACTTTCACCGAGAACATAGCGCGGTCTGTCCGATCGCGTTTAAATCTTTCAAGAAATGGATTTTTCCGAAGAAATTTTTAGAGTAGAGAAAATACGATTTGGAAATAAGATGAGACGATCAAAAAATCTAGCAGGATTCGTCGCTTCTTGCGACCATGATGAATCGACGACCTCTAACGAGTTCAAGCACGACTGATGTAAATTTCTATTGAATAAAAGATGCGGAACCGTGGTGTCTTCGTTTCGAATGTAATTAGGCACGATAGTTAAGCAAGCCCCTCGGTGGTACAATTATACATG
This Xylocopa sonorina isolate GNS202 chromosome 12, iyXylSono1_principal, whole genome shotgun sequence DNA region includes the following protein-coding sequences:
- the LOC143429879 gene encoding uncharacterized protein LOC143429879, with the translated sequence MDESFLEKIDSLRKQSRLLLTQVNENSRRVKEIKKLYCQNWTHGENCGNNAGATGSLYKGNIKSWKLRNDSSGVGGALRSDCLCNSPNQTLASMPNTSTVRRVLTSSKKRSEHQHCLENVRRKSVKGCYCNPETKKVQLRSTRTRQKQYSPCKRCKSHANFPAIVIEDNYEKPDLTSPISCETLRRVQRIDYAPRSQFLRNVRSRVSILQSTAGRGDCPETCYKSPCYHEFMANKNISKPRSIYQLKTDGDKPEKLEIVHARVRSETSDEQLNSGIEVVEKSNKGVQVSLGRPSKYKDVIKKTLSSKTSVPDVKSNSSLNVASKKTVSNKGCQCCQRSMSEYSKPTLNEMNHVDTKEYQDSVCTNRSHKENKEYLSDKEVRELKKFREQNYFDTHGSNHTLVSSKSSGSLEQYLLNDRLFPEPVRRVHKKDLVVTMPACATVQRKRVHYFPRYIVRQEKGNFNGNCKKKRCQSCPLTGHAIDLGITKIRAPLNSLALKYQKRLP